Genomic DNA from Schistosoma haematobium chromosome 1, whole genome shotgun sequence:
TATTGTTAAGTATTTTAATAATTCTGTTTAAACTTTGTATCTTCAAAAATTCAAAAGATTACAAGGATAATCAAGCCCGTACAAGGTATTCACATACATAGTTATTTACATTGACCTCTTCACACCACTTCGATTTGTCTTTTTATACTGCTTATCGATCGGATTGactgaatttaaaataattttacccGCTTGTTTGTTTACTATAGTCTTCATTTGTGGTGTCACAAATAATGGCCATACATCAGTCTAAGGATATCAGAAATCAAAAAAATATTCAGTATATAAGACTACCAGTCTCTTTTCGTATTGAAACTCAATAAGAATAACTTTAGATTATTATAAGAAATCAAATTTAGTCAATAAATACATTTCATCCATGAGACTTTGAACTAATTTTGTATTAGGTTGATTGGTTAGCTAAGCAAGTACAAGGAGATCAAGTGTTTCTACGACTTCAACGAGATCACATACTGTTTTATGGCTGTACGATACGTAAAAGCTCCAAGTGTAGGTAGGCTTTGTTAGTGAGTGCAAGTTGTTCACCTAGCCAAGATCACGAAGCACAAGTCCCAGTTTGGATCAGTCCAGTATCCATCAATTGCAAACACTGTGATTTAGTCTTTCTTTTAAAGTTACGTGACCATTTTTACTTTGAATATCTGTTAGGCCAAGCTTTAGGAAGTATATACTGTGATTGAATAGGACTGGAGATTGAAATAGACATACTATTACTTTTTTCAAAATAAGTTTCGTCTATGGAGAAGTTTTCAGTGCGTCACTCAGTAGTAATGTAGATTGCTTATTTATCTTTTATGTGTTTAATTAGTCATAAATTGGCTTTCCCCAATGTACTGTTCAGTATAGTGACTTAGATCCAAATTAATAAAAGCCATGACTTCCTCATTAGGATTCTTATTTTCTTGATTTCTAAGCTAACTCGCATCTAACAATCATAACTTTACACCATAAAAATTTTTCTGTGAACTCTAATCTAGTTACTTATATGTTTGAATCATACGTGATAAGAAAAGTTaagattaatttaattaaacacTGATTGCCCAACTTTTTAGTTGAAAGAAATACATTACTTTAAGTAGATTAGTCGTCATAAGCGAATATGTACATCTAATTAATTACGCTTGATGGTAGTCTGTTGACGATTATCACTCTTAAGAATTTTGTCTACTCCAGATATGTATAggttttcatttaaaataattaactttGATGAAATTTGATAGGTACGAAGTTTAATATGAACTTCTTGTCTTGGTTTGGCCGAACCCAAAGCATTTAAATGCAACTATCCCAATGAATAGCAAGGAGGAGCAGAATATTCTTTAATTATGTGTCTAATAAAGATGTTTACATCTGAGTTTTGAAGGGGGCTTTAATTACTGATAATACTATGTGTTTATCTCGCAACACTACTTACTGAATGTATTCAAGAAATAAAGACCTATGGGTTTCGACTCAGTGACTAAGTGACATTATATTTGAAATGTAGAATAACTACATTGATTTCATCTCCGCACCCAGCTACGGGACAAATGTTTGTAGTTTTAAGTCAAACTGTCAATGGTGAAACGATCATTGAAAACCGGAAGGCTCTGTACAACTTCTTTGTTCTAGTGTGAGACTGCTCATCAGTGTTTAGTTTCAACTACATCAGCAAACAAATCCAGGAACTTCAGACGATGCAACGAGCCTTTGAcctttatatatattttgacATTTCCATAAGGAAAAAATGAATTATCTTTTTTCCCACAGATATAATATGATTTTTAGCCGCTCTTTTCTATCAGTGTCATATATTATATGTCACTTCTTAATAGTGACTCAATTTAGCTTCCTGAGAAACAAGACTGTCAACTAGGTTGCTAGAACTCCCCTTGGTATAAATCTTTTAGACAACTTTGTCacattttatgaattatttaccTGAAGATTCGATCTTCTCAAGTTCcgaactaaactattcatataaaTATCAATATAGTTGTAGTTCTGTATATTCTTTTTCTAAAATAGTCAATTTTTTTATCAGATCACGTTGAAAGTTAAAGTAAAAGTACTTACtgtgttttgatataaactGCATTTATTAGTTGATTTATGCTTCGACTTTAGTGATCGCTTTATCGGTTTGAATTCACAATCTGTAGGAAGCTTCGGACTAGCGATAATTATTAATAGTTGTTCATTCATTCTAATATTTTCACGATCCAGTGGAATATATTTGAGAGAGGCTTTCATATTATGAATTAAACGTTCTGAACAATAGCTTACACTTTCAAACCATCTGTTATAATTTATGTCGATAGGTAAATCGATTACCTGAGAAAAATAgaaacagtaatatttatttatgttgatAGAAAATGTTGTAGATATATGACATTAACTAGATTAGTTTcactttattattaaaataaacttattacTGGCTTTAAATAAGTAGTCTAATTTCAGTGTAAGCCTATACTAGAATGATAACAATATTTTAGGAAAAACTATACTAACGAAGGGAAAGTAACCGCTAATAATCtcacaatgaataaattattttctaataaGAATTTCTAGTAAACACCTTGAAGACTTCTTCGTTTGTGGCATATTTTTTATTACTTCTTCAATAGAACTATTTATTGTGAATCAAGCTCCGTTGTTTTTTTCCCTAATTCATCAACTTAATGTAtaaaaaaacatgaaattttATGATATTTAAAAGTGATTAGActggaattattttaaaagttgGTTAAAAAACATAATTGGATAACGGAAAGCTTAAAACCATTTGATTATTGGCGTAAAAATATGCTAACTTGATCTAAGTCCTAaggtatatttaaaatattttgtttagattatttcaaacaaaatgaaatctGCTTACGTCCCACTGAATATTGAAACCAGCATCTAATAAATCTCTAAACAAAGAGTTCATTTCGATAGCAGATTGTTCACACTGTTCGTCATTAAATTTACCAATCCAATTTTGAAGTTTCTTGATTATCAGTAATTTCCCTTCTGCTTTTTCAAGATGCTTTAAAGCGTGTTCGAAGAATTCTTTCTTCAGACCAACACATTCATATATAATGATCTTATCATATACATTTAACTTCAATATTTTCAAATCATTTGAATGATGACTTTGATATTTATTGTTTGCTAAATACTTTGATATCTTCTCTTCACTAGGATCTAATGAAGTTCTTTCAATGAAACATACAGAATCCGTTTCATTTAACTCGCCATAAAAGTGAATAATCTCAACAATTTCCCTAGCGTATACTTGCCAAGATCCCATTATTAATATTCCTCATAAGTAAAGTGAATTCCTTTTTAATCCaaagtaaaaaaaagaattcagTTAGAGAATATTGTTTATCATCAGCTTTTTAAATGCATCTTTATTGATTGACTAATAGTTTATCTTAGTAAAGCCAATGATAATCAATTCATATGATAAATTTGATCACGTTATTTTAGTACACCTATTGTAATGGGATCTGTTTGTTTTCTTG
This window encodes:
- the EPS8_2 gene encoding epidermal growth factor receptor pathway substrate 8, variant 4 (EggNog:ENOG410VANQ~COG:T) — translated: MGSWQVYAREIVEIIHFYGELNETDSVCFIERTSLDPSEEKISKYLANNKYQSHHSNDLKILKLNVYDKIIIYECVGLKKEFFEHALKHLEKAEGKLLIIKKLQNWIGKFNDEQCEQSAIEMNSLFRDLLDAGFNIQWDVIDLPIDINYNRWFESVSYCSERLIHNMKASLKYIPLDRENIRMNEQLLIIIASPKLPTDCEFKPIKRSLKSKHKSTNKCSLYQNTKKNIQNYNYIDIYMNSLVRNLRRSNLQTDVWPLFVTPQMKTIVNKQAGKIILNSVNPIDKQYKKTNRSGVKRSM